In Apium graveolens cultivar Ventura chromosome 10, ASM990537v1, whole genome shotgun sequence, the following are encoded in one genomic region:
- the LOC141693846 gene encoding short-chain dehydrogenase TIC 32, chloroplastic-like yields the protein MVLEKGTTCVLALCGFHVVMAVRNVAAGGKLKEELLQKMPNARIDVMEIDLNSMDSVRKFASAYISRGLPLNILINNAGIIPATKFTFSKDNIEQVFAVNHLGQFLLTNLLLDTMKKTARESKIEGRIINLSSDLHRRGLEKERIIFYEINDKKRYDQFIYFI from the exons ATGGTATTGGAAAAAGGGACTACATGTGTCCTCGCTTTGTGCGGTTTTCATGTAGTGATGGCAGTCAGAAATGTTGCTGCTGGTGGAAAACTCAAAGAAGAATTGTTGCAAAAGATGCCCAATGCTAGAATTGATGTCATGGAGATTGATCTCAATTCAATGGATTCGGTACGGAAATTTGCTTCAGCATATATTTCTCGCGGTCTTCCTCTCAACATTCTCAT TAACAATGCAGGTATCATACCTGCTACCAAGTTCACATTTTCAAAAGACAACATTGAACAAGTATTTGCAGTCAACCATTTGG GTCAATTTCTTTTGACGAACCTTTTGTTGGACACCATGAAAAAGACAGCCCGTGAAAGCAAGATTGAGGGAAGAATTATTAATCTATCATCGGACTTGCACAGACGGGGTCTTGAAAAAGAAAGAATTATTTTTTATGAGATCAACGACAAGAAAAGGTATGATCAGTTCATATATTTCATCTAA
- the LOC141692738 gene encoding uncharacterized protein At1g24485-like isoform X1, producing the protein MDKLFILLLLSALFHILVSADVAYYIDCGSELSTTDSFGTIWQGDGDLIQSGVIQKVQSSNADPDPIMDTLRLFTTGKKNCYAFDVDEGGRFLVRASFRYGNYDKKSSPPTFDLQFDGNFWTTVETSNDEVVTHEVTYVAKKNVLSVCVAQTKADQFPFISALQVRSVDSDVYSNADLSYALLLQSRVAYGADVVIRVSNDFDRTWTPAILGDGLMNVTNDSLDFIVTAESPPIEVLRNAITTSTTSDALILASGFPSDVVSVYISMYFSEPTEVTKTRSFKLYVDNQEASDTNIEPPYGNVEHDRGTIDVSSNTTLSLVATTGSELPPLINAMELFYVSKDQLTNGTHADDLEALGLLQTTFPALQDYSDPCLPATFTWDWVECSNDSTPRVTALHLDSYDLTGSLPDLSSMIGLKTIDLHNNSFTGDIPDYLGTLPNLKELNLADNQLSGSIPTLLSENKKIKLNVAGNPNLCTSGKSCDDATTTTTTTTSTDTFDFPTRKSSSSTGKKKNKKLPVILGTTIPLGLFGSAFVSLLAWLRHKKKKVSKASTHHAGSGQNFGGRGEAVMESIKVDIENEVVDEASDVTIQEEPILHNSAS; encoded by the exons ATGGACAAACTTTTCATACTTCTTCTCTTATCAGCTCTTTTCCATATATTGGTTAGTGCAGATG TTGCCTATTACATTGATTGTGGTTCTGAATTGAGCACCACTGATAGTTTTGGTACAATATGGCAAGGAGACGGAGACCTTATACAAAGTGGGGTGATACAAAAGGTGCAATCTAGCAATGCAGATCCTGATCCTATAATGGACACTCTTAGACTATTTACTACTGGGAAAAAGAATTGTTATGCATTTGATGTGGATGAAGGTGGAAGGTTTCTTGTCCGCGCAAGCTTTAGATATGGAAATTATGACAAGAAGTCCTCTCCGCCTACATTTGATCTTCAGTTTGATGGGAATTTCTGGACCACTGTTGAGACTTCGAATGATGAAGTCGTGACTCATGAAGTTACATACGTTGCAAAGAAAAATGTTTTGAGTGTGTGCGTGGCACAAACAAAGGCTGATCAGTTTCCATTTATATCAGCTCTCCAAGTTCGTAGTGTGGATTCAGATGTTTACAGCAATGCAGATCTCAGTTATGCTTTGCTTTTGCAAAGTAGGGTTGCTTATGGGGCAGATGTTGTTATCAG GGTATCGAACGACTTCGATCGAACTTGGACTCCTGCAATATTAGGGGATGGACTGATGAATGTCACAAACGATTCACTAGATTTTATTGTTACAGCCGAGAGCCCCCCTATAGAGGTGCTGCGAAATGCAATCACAACATCAACCACTTCAGATGCATTGATTTTGGCTTCTGGATTTCCATCTGATGTTGTTTCTGTGTACATAAGCATGTACTTTTCTGAACCAACAGAGGTGACAAAAACAAGATCCTTTAAATTGTATGTCGACAACCAAGAGGCCTCGGATACAAATATTGAACCACCATATGGAAACGTAGAACACGATAGAGGTACTATCGATGTTTCTTCAAACACAACATTGTCATTGGTAGCTACCACGGGTTCAGAGCTTCCGCCTCTCATCAACGCTATGGAACTTTTTTATGTGAGCAAGGACCAACTAACAAATGGAACACATGCTGATGACT TGGAAGCTTTGGGTTTGCTTCAAACCACATTTCCTGCTTTACAAGATTATAGTGATCCTTGTCTTCCAGCAACATTTACTTGGGACTGGGTCGAGTGTAGTAATGATTCCACGCCTCGCGTAACAGCACT GCATCTTGATAGTTATGATCTGACGGGATCACTTCCAGATTTAAGTTCCATGATTGGTCTCAAAACAAT AGATTTGCACAATAATAGCTTCACAGGAGATATTCCAGATTACCTTGGCACCTTGCCTAACCTTAAAGAATT GAATTTGGCGGATAATCAGCTAAGTGGGAGCATACCGACATTActttcagaaaataaaaagatTAAACTAAA TGTTGCAGGAAACCCCAACTTGTGTACATCAGGGAAATCATGTGATGATGCAACAACCACTACCACTACGACTACCAGTACGGATACTTTTGATTTCCCAACAAGAAAATCTTCATCTTCAACTGGTAAAAAGAAGAACAAAAAGCTTCCAGTGATTCTTGGCACCACAATTCCATTAGGCCTGTTTGGCTCTGCTTTTGTAAGCCTTCTTGCATGGCTGCGCCACAAGAAGAAGAAAGTATCTAAGGCTTCAACACACCATGCAGGTTCGG GACAAAATTTTGGAGGAAGGGGTGAAGCTGTAATGGAATCGATAAAGGTGGACATAGAGAATGAAGTTGTAGATGAGGCGTCTGATGTAACTATTCAGGAGGAGCCAATACTACACAACTCAGCTTCTTAA
- the LOC141692738 gene encoding uncharacterized protein At1g24485-like isoform X2, which translates to MDKLFILLLLSALFHILVSADVAYYIDCGSELSTTDSFGTIWQGDGDLIQSGVIQKVQSSNADPDPIMDTLRLFTTGKKNCYAFDVDEGGRFLVRASFRYGNYDKKSSPPTFDLQFDGNFWTTVETSNDEVVTHEVTYVAKKNVLSVCVAQTKADQFPFISALQVRSVDSDVYSNADLSYALLLQSRVAYGADVVIRVSNDFDRTWTPAILGDGLMNVTNDSLDFIVTAESPPIEVLRNAITTSTTSDALILASGFPSDVVSVYISMYFSEPTEVTKTRSFKLYVDNQEASDTNIEPPYGNVEHDRGTIDVSSNTTLSLVATTGSELPPLINAMELFYVSKDQLTNGTHADDLEALGLLQTTFPALQDYSDPCLPATFTWDWVECSNDSTPRVTALHLDSYDLTGSLPDLSSMIGLKTIDLHNNSFTGDIPDYLGTLPNLKELNLADNQLSGSIPTLLSENKKIKLNVAGNPNLCTSGKSCDDATTTTTTTTSTDTFDFPTRKSSSSTGKKKNKKLPVILGTTIPLGLFGSAFVSLLAWLRHKKKKVSKASTHHAGQNFGGRGEAVMESIKVDIENEVVDEASDVTIQEEPILHNSAS; encoded by the exons ATGGACAAACTTTTCATACTTCTTCTCTTATCAGCTCTTTTCCATATATTGGTTAGTGCAGATG TTGCCTATTACATTGATTGTGGTTCTGAATTGAGCACCACTGATAGTTTTGGTACAATATGGCAAGGAGACGGAGACCTTATACAAAGTGGGGTGATACAAAAGGTGCAATCTAGCAATGCAGATCCTGATCCTATAATGGACACTCTTAGACTATTTACTACTGGGAAAAAGAATTGTTATGCATTTGATGTGGATGAAGGTGGAAGGTTTCTTGTCCGCGCAAGCTTTAGATATGGAAATTATGACAAGAAGTCCTCTCCGCCTACATTTGATCTTCAGTTTGATGGGAATTTCTGGACCACTGTTGAGACTTCGAATGATGAAGTCGTGACTCATGAAGTTACATACGTTGCAAAGAAAAATGTTTTGAGTGTGTGCGTGGCACAAACAAAGGCTGATCAGTTTCCATTTATATCAGCTCTCCAAGTTCGTAGTGTGGATTCAGATGTTTACAGCAATGCAGATCTCAGTTATGCTTTGCTTTTGCAAAGTAGGGTTGCTTATGGGGCAGATGTTGTTATCAG GGTATCGAACGACTTCGATCGAACTTGGACTCCTGCAATATTAGGGGATGGACTGATGAATGTCACAAACGATTCACTAGATTTTATTGTTACAGCCGAGAGCCCCCCTATAGAGGTGCTGCGAAATGCAATCACAACATCAACCACTTCAGATGCATTGATTTTGGCTTCTGGATTTCCATCTGATGTTGTTTCTGTGTACATAAGCATGTACTTTTCTGAACCAACAGAGGTGACAAAAACAAGATCCTTTAAATTGTATGTCGACAACCAAGAGGCCTCGGATACAAATATTGAACCACCATATGGAAACGTAGAACACGATAGAGGTACTATCGATGTTTCTTCAAACACAACATTGTCATTGGTAGCTACCACGGGTTCAGAGCTTCCGCCTCTCATCAACGCTATGGAACTTTTTTATGTGAGCAAGGACCAACTAACAAATGGAACACATGCTGATGACT TGGAAGCTTTGGGTTTGCTTCAAACCACATTTCCTGCTTTACAAGATTATAGTGATCCTTGTCTTCCAGCAACATTTACTTGGGACTGGGTCGAGTGTAGTAATGATTCCACGCCTCGCGTAACAGCACT GCATCTTGATAGTTATGATCTGACGGGATCACTTCCAGATTTAAGTTCCATGATTGGTCTCAAAACAAT AGATTTGCACAATAATAGCTTCACAGGAGATATTCCAGATTACCTTGGCACCTTGCCTAACCTTAAAGAATT GAATTTGGCGGATAATCAGCTAAGTGGGAGCATACCGACATTActttcagaaaataaaaagatTAAACTAAA TGTTGCAGGAAACCCCAACTTGTGTACATCAGGGAAATCATGTGATGATGCAACAACCACTACCACTACGACTACCAGTACGGATACTTTTGATTTCCCAACAAGAAAATCTTCATCTTCAACTGGTAAAAAGAAGAACAAAAAGCTTCCAGTGATTCTTGGCACCACAATTCCATTAGGCCTGTTTGGCTCTGCTTTTGTAAGCCTTCTTGCATGGCTGCGCCACAAGAAGAAGAAAGTATCTAAGGCTTCAACACACCATGCAG GACAAAATTTTGGAGGAAGGGGTGAAGCTGTAATGGAATCGATAAAGGTGGACATAGAGAATGAAGTTGTAGATGAGGCGTCTGATGTAACTATTCAGGAGGAGCCAATACTACACAACTCAGCTTCTTAA